One part of the Arabidopsis thaliana chromosome 1 sequence genome encodes these proteins:
- a CDS encoding eukaryotic translation initiation factor 2 (eIF-2) family protein (eukaryotic translation initiation factor 2 (eIF-2) family protein; FUNCTIONS IN: GTP binding, GTPase activity, translation initiation factor activity; INVOLVED IN: translational initiation; LOCATED IN: cellular_component unknown; EXPRESSED IN: guard cell, cultured cell; CONTAINS InterPro DOMAIN/s: Small GTP-binding protein (InterPro:IPR005225), Translation elongation factor EFTu/EF1A, domain 2 (InterPro:IPR004161), Translation initiation factor 2 related (InterPro:IPR015760), Protein synthesis factor, GTP-binding (InterPro:IPR000795), Translation elongation/initiation factor/Ribosomal, beta-barrel (InterPro:IPR009000); BEST Arabidopsis thaliana protein match is: eukaryotic translation initiation factor 2 (eIF-2) family protein (TAIR:AT1G76820.1); Has 176116 Blast hits to 120626 proteins in 4229 species: Archae - 1560; Bacteria - 50188; Metazoa - 57384; Fungi - 15710; Plants - 7705; Viruses - 672; Other Eukaryotes - 42897 (source: NCBI BLink).), whose amino-acid sequence MGRKKPSSSRGGDDEQPPAASSLVGAESKKKAVQSDEEDKYSINTEEEKVVITGKKKSNKKVTQKHDDDDDFTEAVPENGFVGKKKKSKGKNRGGSVSFALLSGKEETDDNESNGDKDDEPVISFTGKKNASNKGKKGFAVSAFDALGGDKDDEEVDGDEEQVSPITFSEGTMGDEESLEITFSGKKKGSIVLASLGDDSVADETSQAKTPDTKSVEVIETGKIKKKKKNKNKVARTLEEEDDLDKLLAELGETPAAERPASSTPEVEKVQAQPGPVAPVENAGEKEGEKETVETAAAKKKKKKKEKDKEKKAAAAATSSVEAKEEKQEESVTEPLQPKKKDAKGKAAEKKIPKHVREMQEALARRQEAEERKKKEEEEKLRKEEEERRRQEELEAQAEEAKRKRKEKEKEKLLRKKLEGKLLTAKQKTEAQKREAFKNQLLAAGRGLPVADDVGDATSSKRPIYANKKKPSRQKGNDTSVQVEDEVEPQENHAATLGEVGSEDTEKVDLLESANTGEKSGPADVAQENGVEEDDEWDAKSWDNVDLKIDDKEEEAQPVVKKELKAHDSDHETEKPTAKPAGMSKLTTGAVKAISEVEDAATQTKRAKKGKCLAPSEFIKEGGENLRSIICCIMGHVDSGKTKLLDCIRGTNVQEGEAGGITQQIGATYFPAKNIRERTRELKADAKLKVPGLLVIDTPGHESFTNLRSRGSSLCDLAILVVDIKHGLEPQTIESLNLLRMRNTEFIIALNKVDRLYGWKTCKNAPIVKAMKQQNKDVTNEFNIRLTDIITQFKEQGLNTEIYYKNKEMGETFSIVPTSAKSGEGVPDLLLWLVQWAQKTMVEKLTYVDEVQCTVLEVKVIEGHGTTIDVVLVNGELHEGDQIVVCGLQGPIVTTIRALLTPHPMKELRVKGTYLHHKEIKAAQGIKITAQGLEHAIAGTSLHVVGPDDDIEAMKESAMEDMESVLSRIDKSGEGVYVQTSTLGSLEALLEFLKTPAVNIPVSEGYNEGWSDAREEKEYATILAFDVKVTTEARELADEMGVKIFCADIIYQLFNQFQVYIENIKEEKKKESAGEAVFPCVLQILPNCVFNKRDPIILGVKVHDGILKIGTPICVPGREFTDIGRIASIENNHKPVDYAEKGDEVAIKIVASNREEQKMFGRHFDMEDELVSHISRRSIDILKADYMVSQG is encoded by the exons ATGGGTCGGAAGAAGCCGAGTAGTTCTCGAGGTGGAGATGATGAGCAACCACCTGCTGCGTCATCTCTCGTTGGTGCTGAATCCAAGAAGAAAGCTGTCCaaagtgatgaagaagataagtaCTCCATAAATACTGAGGAAGAGAAAGTTGTTATCactgggaagaagaagagtaataaGAAGGTTACGCAGAAGCATGATGACGACGATGATTTTACTGAGGCTGTTCCCGAGAATGGTTTTgtagggaagaagaagaagtccaAAGGTAAGAACAGAGGTGGCTCTGTTAGCTTTGCCCTGCTTTCTGGTAAGGAGGAAACGGATGATAATGAATCTAATGGGGACAAAGATGATGAGCCAGTTATAAGTTTTACAGGTAAGAAGAATGCGTCTAACAAGGGTAAAAAAGGCTTTGCGGTTTCAGCTTTTGATGCCCTTGGTGGTGATAAGGATGACGAGGAAGTGGATGGAGATGAGGAACAAGTTTCACCTATCACTTTCTCTG AAGGGACAATGGGAGACGAAGAGAGCCTCGAAATCACGTTTTCCGGTAAAAAGAAGGGCAGCATTGTTTTGGCCTCACTAGGTGATGACTCAGTTGCCGACGAAACTAGTCAAGCTAAAACTCCTGATACTAAGAGTGTGGAGGTTATAGAAACtggaaagatcaagaaaaagaagaagaataagaataagGTTGCAAGGACATTAGAGGAAGAGGATGATTTGGACAAACTTCTTGCAGAACTTGGAGAAACCCCTGCTGCTGAAAGACCTGCTTCATCGACACCCGAAGTAGAGAAAGTTCAAGCTCAGCCTGGGCCAGTTGCACCTGTAGAGAATGCTGGTGAGAAGGAGGGTGAAAAAGAGACTGTTGAGACTGCTGCagcgaagaaaaagaaaaagaagaaggagaaagacaaggaaaaaaaagcaGCTGCTGCAGCAACCTCTTCTGTAGAGGCTAAGgaggaaaaacaagaagaatcaGTTACTGAGCCACTACagccgaagaagaaggatgCAAAGGGTAAAGCAGCAGAGAAGAAAATTCCTAAACATGTTAGAGAGATGCAAGAGGCTCTTGCACGGCGGCAAGAagcagaagagagaaaaaagaaggaagaagaagaaaaattaaggaaggaggaagaggagcGCCGCAGGCAGGAAGAGCTTGAGGCTCAGGCTGAGGAGGCTAAGCGTaagagaaaggaaaaggaaaaggagaaACTGTTGAGGAAGAAGCTAGAGGGCAAGCTTCTAACAGCAAAGCAAAAGACTGAAGCTCAAAAGAGGGAGGCGTTTAAGAACCAGCTGCTGGCTGCTGGTAGAGGTCTTCCTGTTGCAGATGATGTTGGTGATGCTACTTCCTCAAAGCGTCCCATTTATGccaacaagaaaaaaccatCTCGCCAGAAAGGCAATGACACTTCTGTCCAGGTGGAAGATGAGGTAGAGCCACAAGAAAACCATGCAGCTACTTTAGGTGAAGTGGGTTCAGAAGACACTGAAAAGGTTGATTTACTAGAGTCAGCAAACACAGGCGAGAAATCAGGTCCTGCTGATGTAGCTCAGGAGAATGGGgttgaggaagatgatgaatggGATGCAAAAAGCTGGGATAATGTTGATCTTAAAATTGACgataaagaggaagaagctcaGCCTGTGGTTAAGAAAGAATTAAAGGCACATGATTCAG ACCATGAAACTGAAAAGCCAACAGCTAAACCAGCAGGTATGAGCAAGCTAACAACAGGTGCGGTAAAAGCTATTTCTGAAGTAGAAGATGCTGCTACACAGACAAAACGTGCTAAGAAGGGTAAATGCTTAGCTCCAAGtgaatttataaaagaagGTGGAGAAAATCTCCGTTCTATTATTTGCTGTATCATGGGTCATGTCGATAGTGGTAAAACAAAGCTGTTGGATTGCATCAGAGGAACAAATGTACAGGAAGGTGAGGCTGGAGGTATAACTCAGCAGATTGGTGCAACATATTTCCCTGCCAAAAACATCCGAGAGAGGACCAGGGAACTGAAAGCGGATGCAAAACTTAAGGTGCCAGGTCTATTGGTTATCGATACACCTGGCCATGAGTCCTTTACTAATCTGCGGTCAAGAGGTTCAAGTTTGTGCGACCTTGCAATTTTGGTGGTTGACATAAAGCATGGGTTAGAGCCACAAACCATAGAATCTCTAAATCTTTTGAGGATGAGGAATACAGAGTTCATTATTGCATTGAATAAG GTGGATAGGCTATATGGATGGAAAACATGCAAGAATGCTCCTATCGTGAAGGCAATGAAGCAGCAAAATAAAGATGTTACGAATGAATTCAACATAAGGCTGACTGAT ATTATAACCCAATTCAAGGAGCAAGGACTCAACACTGAGATTTATTACAAGAATAAAGAAATGGGAGAAACTTTCAGTATTGTTCCTACTAGTGCTAAAAG TGGAGAAGGGGTCCCAGATCTCTTGCTGTGGTTGGTTCAATGGGCTCAGAAAACAATGGTTGAGAAACTTACATATGTTGACGAAGTGCAG TGTACTGTACTTGAGGTCAAAGTTATTGAAGGCCATGGGACAACGATTGATGTTGTGTTGGTAAACGGTGAACTCCATGAAGGTGATCAAATCGTCGTTTGTGGGCTACAG GGACCTATTGTCACAACGATTAGAGCATTACTGACTCCTCATCCAATGAAGGAGTTAAGGGTGAAG GGTACTTATCTGCATCACAAAGAAATAAAGGCTGCACAAGGCATCAAAATTACTGCCCAG GGCCTTGAACACGCAATTGCTGGTACTTCCCTGCATGTGGTTGGACCTGATGATGACATCGAGGCAATGAAGGAGTCGGCTATGGAAGATATGGAATCGGTTTTGAGCAGGATTGACAAAAGTGGTGAAGGAGTTTATGTACAAACGTCTACATTAGGGTCATTAGAAGCATTGCTTGAATTCTTGAAGACCCCAGCTGTAAATATACCTGTCAGTG AAGGATATAATGAAGGCTGGAGTGATGCTCGAGAAGAAAAGGAATATGCTACAATTTTGGCTTTTGATGTGAAAGTGACTACAGAGGCTCGTGAACTTGCAGACGAAATGGGAGTAAAAATCTTCTGCGCTGATATCATCTATCAGTTATTCAATCAGTTTCAGGTTTACATTGAGAATATcaaagaggagaaaaagaaggaatcaGCCGGTGAGGCAGTCTTCCCATGTGTCCTTCAGATTTTACCTAACTGTGTGTTCAATAAGAGAGACCCAATAATCCTTGGAGTTAAGGTCCACGACGGTATACTTAAG atCGGAACCCCCATTTGCGTCCCGGGCAGAGAGTTCACAGATATTGGCCGCATTGCCTCTATTGAGAACAACCACAAGCCTGTTGACTATGCAGAGAAGGGCGACGAGGTGGCGATTAAG ATTGTTGCTTCAAATCGCGAAGAACAGAAGATGTTTGGAAGGCATTTTGACATGGAAGATGAGCTTGTGAGTCACATTTCGAGGAGATCTATCGACATACTCAAAGCTGACTACATGGTAAGTCAAGGATAA
- a CDS encoding uncharacterized protein (unknown protein; BEST Arabidopsis thaliana protein match is: unknown protein (TAIR:AT1G76840.1); Has 3683 Blast hits to 2942 proteins in 407 species: Archae - 9; Bacteria - 440; Metazoa - 1472; Fungi - 269; Plants - 192; Viruses - 8; Other Eukaryotes - 1293 (source: NCBI BLink).) codes for MNFHGMKRKDLQALCKKNGIPANLKNIEMATRLASVLQKETEGTLTDTISLSEDSVDVLEDDVAVKKVRFSPENEVFEFTRSLKRCQRKYVSKRKVQESGIELRRSKRSVAKGKAIAGSSENESNTRRGNRSDVTKAIEVPRRSKRSGSTGSSQEDCKVTELMALEQFEFENISEGLSGSDQDGFKFEKIGRRSTQLISKTGNLLPVNKSKRLVDIKDNEDELVKNNVNEVSMDQRRSIRLKARAANQSMGGESSDGRPLCSAKETKEEIKIKQSKRSTVVSSQKELVERKAKEPLVDSKVPRRSKRLANDVNVLLDKRPVKAVKPDYLKVKKAPKQSRRLEKSLSELLIDGQAQKGDKQRTFGNGREGKKLLRSSKHTASNNMLGQALSNSLKRCSVIDGERAGVSVGDVKKSNVNNEMQIRVRVTRNSSRHHSFKAPIEFERNLIEKKSDETFVKSSKRGTRRMKRGRSAEPGKDIETQSNLTSKKLLNEYTQFEQEEACDANVEVRGSSKKAKTMNQECVKDIPQVMTENSPSSSETIAAESVMIVENVLDSSPEKSVDSSQRTNTQELNSEVMEGKHEEKLEGDTVLMVAIEEEKKEVSSSSVLLSERLSPTSVQFAVSNSKAELVVPTGHILLNDFAEENSKTKEEGLIFTPVSELKEPISVEAILENSVECWNEIHLSKHDEKGTNIQAENLHGNFSECNTENSKVVIVHPEMLDEISVSHCVDLEMLDEVKNGNLEKSEQRSGCKLNPLELKRFSSTDFTSHSLKEKKVSKCFKEDELRAWSEPLPRNKNASAFDELAIFTTPERNLMLRGKLSENGKTLAADSVIHHNVIAVESHAVVFTASKQAGTDEAGKEEEHTATNFPDESDVFNTTKKLGGSRQTEARNEGESIVVELHDESDIATSLERQLSAGDSKGEGIGRNEENMTVELHCEPDTCTSPDGHTLLGNYVSDGAENSEENKAMEFNDESVDLTASERHEICRSFGQDRARESEGKKVVLFYEESLHSDQPLADSELGEAECQEINSADKSSLFTSLERQQLFYECYVPNVREDSERDEAATSEENKAVELQVDCGIFTTPEKHLLLETDEGVKGDNITAKSHVLSDVLAADVPHSLMGDSEPDEAEKTSVEIKDVELLGESNSSTNPESPTLFGNSELDESRDSSAATCEEAFVTTSPEKELLINPGKQEQKEVDENVVQESHVAAPDFRGNTIVDSSGGIASKVSYNHELNAGQETACAELMSKGSQAEDVVGLDATQGTSKKRRGHSPHADSVNLFDSNIEEVDTIMEAERNISFSSYVAVPAEGNSETIGEISSYLEVAGTCSMVFDESGSSTDIQNQINDALKEWAITDKNEADELIEAIVTKNIQKDFEGNLLLNSSGGGSNVSGETSILAGTADEDEAAGPIAIAFVKAMSLTPDELTVKNHMNEKAADEEMITRETTPIPEETINESSENRKEYSSIDESATLSEMQVRREPTLIFRTQVKPTKHDMKENAPNSKIVHNLNVTAPRTSKRQPLQDLNKN; via the exons atgaattttcaTGGAATGAAGAGGAAGGATCTACAAGCTCTATGCAAAAAGAATGGAATCCCAGCAAATTTGAAGAACATTGAGATGGCTACTAGACTCGCTTCTGTTCTCCAG AAGGAAACTGAAGGAACTTTAACGGATACGATAAGTTTGTCTGAGGATTCTGTTGATGTTCTTGAGGATGATGTAGCTGTTAAGAAAGTAAGATTCAGTCCTGAGAATGAAGTATTTGAATTCACTCGGTCTCTCAAGAGATGTCAGCGGAAGTATGTTAGCAAAAGGAAAGTTCAAGAAAGTGGAATAGAGCTAAGGCGGTCAAAGCGAAGTGTTGCTAAAGGGAAAGCAATAGCTGGATCTAGTGAAAACGAGTCAAACACAAGAAGAGGTAACCGGTCTGATGTTACAAAGGCTATCGAGGTCCCAAGGCGGTCGAAACGAAGTGGCTCTACCGGTAGTAGTCAAGAAGACTGTAAAGTAACGGAGTTGATGGCTTTGGAACAGTTTGAGTTTGAAAATATCTCGGAAGGATTGTCTGGAAGTGATCAGGATGGTTTCAAGTTTGAAAAGATTGGGAGACGCTCCACACAGCTGATATCGAAGACAGGAAACTTATTACCTGTTAATAAGTCAAAACGACTTGTAGACATCAAAGATAATGAAGATGAGCTTGTTAAGAATAATGTGAATGAGGTATCTATGGATCAGAGAAGGTCAATAAGGCTTAAAGCTAGAGCTGCAAACCAATCAATGGGAGGTGAGTCATCCGATGGTAGACCCTTATGCTCTGCTAaggaaactaaagaagaaataaagattAAGCAGTCAAAAAGATCTACGGTGGTCAGTAGTCAAAAAGAGCTTGTTGAGAGAAAAGCAAAGGAGCCTTTAGTAGATAGCAAAGTTCCTAGGCGTTCGAAACGTCTTGCGAACGATGTAAATGTGCTACTGGATAAGAGACCCGTTAAGGCTGTGAAACCTGATTATCTGAAAGTCAAAAAGGCTCCAAAACAGTCTAGGCGACTTGAGAAGAGTCTCAGTGAACTCCTAATAGATGGCCAAGCTCAAAAGGGTGATAAACAGCGAACTTTTGGAAATGGTCGTGAGGGTAAAAAGCTTCTACGAAGTTCGAAACACACTGCATCAAATAATATGTTGGGTCAAGCACTGAGTAATTCACTGAAACGTTGTTCAGTTATTGACGGTGAACGAGCTGGAGTCTCTGTTGGTGATGTGAAGAAGTCAAATGTGAATAATGAAATGCAGATCCGTGTTAGAGTTACTAGGAACTCTTCGAGGCATCATTCATTTAAGGCTCCAATAGAGTTTGAAAGGAATCTTATTGAAAAGAAGTCGGATGAAACTTTTGTCAAATCATCTAAAAGAGGTACTAGGAGGATGAAGCGGGGCAGATCAGCAGAGCCAGGGAAGGACATAGAAACTCAGAGCAATCTAACgtcaaaaaaacttttgaatgaGTATACTCAGTTtgagcaagaagaagcatgTGACGCTAATGTGGAAGTTAGAGGCTCCTCCAAGAAGGCAAAGACGATGAATCAAGAATGCGTTAAGGATATACCACAAGTAATGACTGAGAACTCACCTTCTTCATCCGAAACCATAGCTGCGGAATCTGTTATGATTGTTGAGAATGTTTTGGATTCTTCACCGGAAAAATCAGTTGATAGTTCTCAAAGAACAAACACTCAAGAGTTGAATTCGGAAGTTATGGAAGGAAAACATGAAGAGAAACTTGAGGGAGACACAGTTTTGATGGTTGCGATTGAGGAGGAAAAAAAGGAAGTATCATCAAGCTCTGTACTTCTTAGTGAGCGTTTATCACCTACTTCAGTACAATTTGCAGTAAGCAACTCTAAAGCTGAGCTAGTTGTCCCTACCGGCCATATCCTTCTTAATGATTTTGCTGAGGAAAATAGCAAAACCAAGGAGGAGGGCCTTATTTTCACTCCTGTATCTGAGCTTAAGGAGCCCATCTCTGTAGAAG CAATCTTGGAAAACTCAGTTGAATGTTGGAACGAGATTCATTTAAGCAAACATGATGAGAAAGGTACTAATATACAAGCAGAAAATCTACATGGAAACTTCTCTGAATGCAACACTGAGAATAGTAAGGTTGTCATTGTCCATCCGGAGATGCTGGATGAGATAAGTGTCAGTCATTGTGTAGACCTGGAGATGCTGGATGAGGTCAAGAATGGCAATCTGGAGAAATCCGAGCAAAGAAGTGGCTGTAAACTTAATCCGTTGGAGCTAAAAAGATTCTCGTCAACTGACTTCACTTCTCATTCTCTCAAGGAAAAGAAGGTTTCAAAGTGTTTTAAGGAAGACGAACTAAGAGCTTGGTCCGAACCTCTacccagaaacaaaaatgctAGCGCCTTTGATGAGTTAGCTATATTCACTACCCCAGAGAGGAACTTAATGTTGAGGGGAAAACTCAGTGAAAATGGAAAGACGCTTGCAGCTGATTCAGTTATCCATCACAATGTTATAGCAGTAGAGTCTCACGCTGTTGTTTTCACAGCTTCTAAACAAGCTGGGACAGATGAGGCcggaaaggaagaagaacataCAGCTACCAACTTTCCGGATGAATCTGATGTTTTCAATACCACCAAGAAATTGGGAGGCTCCAGACAAACCGAAGCTAGAAATGAAGGCGAAAGTATAGTTGTTGAGCTTCATGATGAGTCTGACATTGCTACTAGTCTAGAAAGACAACTCAGTGCGGGAGACTCTAAAGGAGAGGGAATCGGTAGGAATGAAGAAAATATGACTGTTGAGCTCCATTGTGAACCTGACACTTGCACTAGCCCGGATGGACATACACTCTTGGGAAATTATGTATCAGATGGAGCAGAAAATAGTGAAGAGAACAAAGCTATGGAGTTCAATGACGAATCTGTTGATTTAACTGCTTCAGAGAGACATGAGATTTGTAGATCTTTTGGACAAGATAGAGCTAGAGAAAGTGAAGGAAAAAAGGTTGTGCTGTTCTATGAGGAATCGCTACACAGTGATCAACCTTTAGCAGATTCTGAACTAGGCGAAGCAGAATGTCAAGAAATCAACAGTGCTGACAAGTCAAGTCTTTTTACAAGCCTGGAGAGACAACAACTATTCTATGAGTGTTATGTTCCCAATGTTCGAGAAGACTCGGAACGGGACGAAGCTGCAACAAGTGAAGAAAACAAGGCTGTGGAATTGCAAGTTGACTGTGGCATTTTCACAACTCCCGAGAAACATTTACTACTTGAAACAGATGAAGGGGTAAAAGGAGACAATATAACCGCCAAGTCACATGTTTTGTCTGATGTTCTCGCTGCTGATGTGCCCCATTCTCTTATGGGAGACTCTGAGCCAGATGAAGCTGAAAAAACCTCCGTAGAGATCAAGGATGTGGAATTGTTGGGTGAATCTAACTCTTCCACTAATCCAGAGAGCCCCACACTGTTTGGAAACTCCGAACTAGATGAATCAAGAGATTCTTCAGCAGCCACGTGCGAAGAGGCTTTTGTTACCACTTCTCCAGAGAAAGAACTTTTAATTAACCCTGGAAAGCAAGAACAAAAGGAGGTGGACGAAAATGTGGTTCAGGAAAGTCACGTTGCAGCTCCAGATTTCAGAGGAAACACCATTGTTGACTCAAGCGGTGGTATCGCATCCAAAGTTTCTTACAACCATGAGCTTAATGCGGGGCAAGAAACTGCATGTGCAGAGTTAATGTCAAAAGGTTCTCAGGCAGAGGATGTTGTAGGTCTTGATGCTACACAAGGgacatcaaagaaaagaagagggCATTCTCCACATGCTGACTCAGTAAATCTTTTTGATTCTAACATTGAGGAGGTAGATACAATCATGGAAGCAGAAAGAAATATTTCCTTTAGCTCCTATGTTGCGGTACCAGCCGAGGGTAACTCCGAGACAATTGGCGAAATTTCCAGCTACCTTGAAGTTGCTGGAACCTGTTCCATGGTGTTTG ATGAATCTGGATCTTCCACAGACATTCAGAACCAAATAAATGATGCGCTGAAGGAATGGGCAATAACAG ACAAAAATGAAGCAGATGAGCTCATAGAAGCAATTGTAACTAAGAACATTCAAAAAGACTTCGAAGGAAATCTCCTTCTGAACTCCTCAGGTGGTGGCTCTAATGTCTCTGGAGAAACAAGCATCTTAGCTGGAACGGCggatgaagatgaagcagCTGGTCCAATTGCTATTGCCTTCG TTAAAGCTATGTCTCTGACTCCTGATGAATTGACTGTTAAGAATCACATGAATGAAAAAG cTGCAGATGAGGAAATGATCACGAGAGAAACTACTCCAATTCCTGAAGAAACCATCAATGAGTCTTCTGAGAACAGGAAGGAGTATTCAAGCATTGATGAATCAGCTACGTTATCCGAGATGCAAGTAAGAAGAGAACCAACCTTGATTTTCAGAACACAAGTGAAGCCTACGAAGCATGACATGAAAGAGAATGCACCAAACTCAAAAATTGTGCATAATCTTAACGTAACAGCTCCAAGAACATCAAAGAGACAGCCTCTCCAAGACTTGAACAAGAACTAG
- the COG0212 gene encoding NagB/RpiA/CoA transferase-like superfamily protein (NagB/RpiA/CoA transferase-like superfamily protein; FUNCTIONS IN: catalytic activity, ATP binding, 5-formyltetrahydrofolate cyclo-ligase activity; INVOLVED IN: folic acid and derivative biosynthetic process, metabolic process; LOCATED IN: chloroplast; EXPRESSED IN: 22 plant structures; EXPRESSED DURING: 15 growth stages; CONTAINS InterPro DOMAIN/s: 5-formyltetrahydrofolate cyclo-ligase (InterPro:IPR002698); Has 415 Blast hits to 415 proteins in 174 species: Archae - 92; Bacteria - 129; Metazoa - 119; Fungi - 6; Plants - 46; Viruses - 0; Other Eukaryotes - 23 (source: NCBI BLink).): MIRLSPGFAINPRFRSDSFVNSQKPPFLSVQIGSQRRNLSRIGSENGDGVAFDAVAYEADRLSLDAAAMEDMAETAKKELESDPDSDPKAWKWVIRKKMWDLMEARNYAMSPRPVHHRIPNFVGASAAARKLAELDAFRMAMVVKVNPDSPQKQIRFLTLSGEKKLLTPQPRLRTGFFSVLESDLLKPETIMEACTSVGVAKYGRAIGLDEKIKVDLIVIGSVAVNPQTGARLGKGEGFAELEYGMLRYMGAIDDSTPVVTTVHDCQLVDDIPLEKLAIHDVPVDIICTPTRVIFTNTPIPKPQGIYWDKLSPEKLRQIRILRELKNRLEKKTGRKLPTGPSEKLPPTAERKRR; encoded by the exons ATGATAAGATTATCACCTGGATTTGCAATCAATCCTCGTTTTCGATCCGATTCCTTTGTCAATTCCCAGAAACCGCCTTTTCTCTCCGTCCAAATCGGGTCACAGCGGAGGAATCTCTCTAGAATCGGATCGGAGAACGGCGACGGCGTCGCTTTCGATGCTGTAGCTTATGAGGCTGATCGGTTGAGCCTCGACGCGGCGGCGATGGAGGATATGGCGGAGACTGCAAAGAAGGAACTAGAATCGGATCCAGATAGTGACCCGAAAGCGTGGAAATGGGTTATCCGAAAGAAGATGTGGGATCTCATGGAAGCTCGGAACTACGCTATGAGCCCTAGACCTGTTCATCATCGAATCCCTAATTTCGTCGGTGCATCGGCTGCTGCAAGAAAA TTAGCCGAGCTTGATGCTTTTCGTATGGCTATGGTCGTGAAGGTTAATCCCGATTCGCCTCAAAAGCAAATCAGGTTTCTTACACTTTCTG GTGAAAAGAAGCTGTTGACTCCTCAACCGAGGCTAAGAACAGGATTCTTCTCTGTACTAGAATCTGATTTGTTGAAACCCGAAACGATCATGGAGGCTTGCACTTCTGTAGGAGTAGCCAAATATGGAAGAGCGATTGGCCTTGATGAGAAAATCAAAGTGGATCTCATTGTCATTGGCTCTGTTGCGGTTAACCCACAAACGGGTGCTCGATTAGGGAAAGGAGAG GGTTTTGCGGAACTCGAATATGGAATGTTGCGTTACATGGGAGCCATTGATGATTCCACACCCGTTGTTACAACTG TACATGATTGTCAGCTTGTAGATGATATACCTCTCGAGAAACTGGCGATTCACGATGTTCCTGTGGATATCATATGCACTCCTACTCGAGTCATTTTCACAAACACACCAATACCAAAACCACAAG gaaTTTATTGGGACAAACTGTCGCCGGAGAAGCTACGACAGATTCGAATACTAAGAGAGCTAAAGAATCGACTGGAAAAGAAGACTGGCCGTAAACTTCCGACTGGACCATCTGAGAAATTACCTCCTACGGCTGAGCGAAAACGCCGGTAA
- a CDS encoding uncharacterized protein (unknown protein; LOCATED IN: endomembrane system; Has 30201 Blast hits to 17322 proteins in 780 species: Archae - 12; Bacteria - 1396; Metazoa - 17338; Fungi - 3422; Plants - 5037; Viruses - 0; Other Eukaryotes - 2996 (source: NCBI BLink).), producing MNIAVAFAIGVGAWVIIMLVALGIWFLVKKLTS from the coding sequence ATGAATATTGCGGTGGCGTTTGCGATAGGCGTCGGTGCCTGGGTGATTATAATGTTGGTGGCTCTTGGTATATGGTTCCTCGTCAAAAAGCTAACCTCGTAA